One part of the Eubalaena glacialis isolate mEubGla1 chromosome 19, mEubGla1.1.hap2.+ XY, whole genome shotgun sequence genome encodes these proteins:
- the WFIKKN2 gene encoding WAP, Kazal, immunoglobulin, Kunitz and NTR domain-containing protein 2 codes for MRAPGCCCSRSRWGQMAALLLLVLGVPPRGLALPPVRYSHAGICPNDMNPNLWVDAQSTCKRECETDQECETYEKCCPNVCGTKSCVAARYMDVKGKKGPVGMPKEATCDHFMCLQQGSECDIWDGQPVCKCRDRCEKEPSFTCASDGLTYYNRCYMDAEACSKGITLAVVTCRYHFTWPNTSPPPPETTVHPTTASPETPGLDTAAPALLNHPAHQSVTVGETVSFLCDVVGRPRPEITWEKQLEDRENVVMRPNHVRGNVAVTNIAQLVIYSAQPQDAGIYTCTARNAAGVLRADFPLSVVRGGRPSATEESSPNGTAFPAAECLKPPDSEDCGEEQTRWHFDAQANNCLTFTFGHCHRNRNHFETYEACMLACVSGPLAVCSLPALQGPCKAYEPRWAYNSQTGQCQSFVYGGCEGNGNNFESREACEESCPFPRGNQRCRACKPRQKLVTSFCRSDFVILGRISELTEEPDSGRALVTVDEVLKDEKMGLKFLGLEPLEVTLLHVDWTCPCPNVTVGETPLIIMGEVDGGMAMLRPDSFVGASSTRRVRKLREVMHKKTCDVLKEFPGLQ; via the exons ATGCGGGCCCCGGGGTGCTGCTGTTCCCGGTCCCGCTGGGGGCAGATGGCAGCGCTGCTCCTGCTGGTGCTCGGGGTGCCCCCGCGAGGCCTGGCCCTGCCGCCTGTCCGATACTCTCACGCTGGCATCTGCCCCAACGACATGAACCCCAACCTCTGGGTGGATGCCCAGAGCACCTGCAAGCGGGAGTGTGAGACGGACCAG GAGTGTGAGACCTATGAGAAGTGCTGCCCCAATGTGTGTGGGACCAAGAGCTGTGTGGCGGCCCGCTACATGGACGTGAAGGGGAAGAAGGGCCCCGTGGGCATGCCCAAGGAGGCCACGTGCGACCATTTCATGTGTCTGCAGCAGGGCTCCGAATGTGACATCTGGGACGGCCAGCCCGTGTGCAAGTGCAGAGACCGCTGTGAGAAGGAGCCCAGTTTCACCTGTGCCTCCGACGGCCTCACCTACTATAACCGCTGCTACATGGACGCCGAGGCCTGCTCCAAGGGCATCACACTGGCTGTCGTCACCTGCCGCTATCACTTCACCTGGCCCAACACCAGCCCCCCGCCACCCGAGACCACCGTGCACCCCACCACGGCCTCCCCAGAGACCCCTGGGCTGGACACAGCGGCCCCAGCTCTGCTCAACCACCCCGCGCACCAGTCGGTCACCGTGGGTGAGACAGTGAGCTTCCTTTGTGACGTGGTGGGCCGGCCCCGGCCCGAGATCACCTGGGAGAAGCAGCTGGAGGATCGGGAGAACGTGGTCATGAGGCCCAACCACGTGCGCGGCAACGTGGCGGTCACCAACATCGCCCAGCTGGTCATCTACAGCGCCCAGCCCCAGGACGCCGGCATCTACACCTGCACAGCCCGCAACGCCGCCGGCGTCCTGCGTGCTGACTTCCCGCTGTCGGTGGTCCGGGGGGGTCGGCCTTCGGCCACCGAGGAGAGCAGCCCGAACGGTACAGCCTTCCCCGCAGCCGAGTGCCTGAAGCCCCCTGACAGTGAGGACTGCGGCGAGGAGCAGACCCGCTGGCACTTCGATGCCCAGGCCAACAACTGCCTGACCTTCACCTTCGGCCACTGCCACCGCAACCGCAACCACTTTGAGACCTACGAGGCCTGCATGCTGGCCTGCGTGAGCGGGCCGCTGGCCGTGTGCAGCCTGCCCGCCCTGCAGGGGCCCTGCAAGGCCTACGAGCCCCGCTGGGCCTACAACAGCCAGACGGGCCAGTGCCAGTCCTTTGTCTACGGCGGCTGCGAGGGCAACGGCAACAACTTTGAGAGCCGCGAGGCCTGCGAGGAGTCCTGCCCCTTCCCTCGGGGGAACCAGCGCTGCCGGGCCTGCAAGCCAAGGCAGAAGCTCGTCACCAGCTTCTGTCGGAGCGACTTTGTCATCTTGGGCCGAATCTCTGAGCTGACAGAGGAGCCCGACTCAGGTCGCGCCCTGGTGACTGTGGACGAGGTCCTAAAGGACGAGAAGATGGGCCTCAAGTTCCTGGGCCTGGAGCCGCTGGAGGTCACTCTGCTCCACGTGGACTGGACCTGCCCCTGCCCCAATGTGACGGTGGGCGAGACGCCACTCATCATCATGGGTGAGGTGGACGGCGGCATGGCCATGCTGCGGCCCGACAGCTTCGTGGGAGCCTCGAGCACCCGGCGGGTTCGGAAGCTGCGCGAGGTCATGCACAAGAAAACATGTGACGTCCTCAAGGAGTTCCCAGGCTTGCAGTGA